The Microbacterium sp. SORGH_AS_0862 region GCCAGATCGTGGTGGTCGCCGACAGCGACGACGATCCGCTGGCGCGTGCCGCCCATGCGACCGGGGCGGATGTCGTCGTGCGGGTGAGTGAGGCGGATGCCAGGGCGTGGTCGGAGGCGGGCTTCTCGCTGTTGACCGGCCGCAGCGCGGCCGACGGACGGCCCACGGCGTACGACTGCCGCGAGTTCGTGTGCCGCCTGCCTATCCACGACGCGAACGGTTTCTCCGAGCTGGACGTCTGAACTCGCTCTATCATCGAGAGCATGCCCGAGCTGGAGGAGCCGCACACCGGCTACTGGTACGCCGACGACGATGAGTCGCGCAAGCGCCGCGCCGTCGATCTGCTGCAGGCGTTCCGGGTGTACCGCGCCGCGGAGGTCGCCATGCGACGTCGCACGCGCGAGGCCATGTCGATGGGTGAGAACGACCTTCTCGTGCTGCGCTACCTGCTGCGTGCCCAGCAGCGCGACGAGCGCGTGTCGCCGGGTGAGCTCGCCCGCTACCTCGGTGTCTCCACCGCCTCGATGACGGCGATGGTCGACCGGCTGGAGAAGTCCGGGCACGTGCGGCGCGAGCGACACGAGACCGACCGGCGCAGCATCTGGGTCGTTCCCACGGTAGACAGCGACGAGGAAGTGCGCCGCACTCTCGGTGACATGCACGAGCGGATGATGGATGCCGTCATCGACATGTCCCCGGAGGAGACGCGCGTCGTCATGGAGTGCCTGGGGCGTCTGCAGGCCGCCGTCGACCAGGTCGACGCCCACACCGCCGTCGGCTGAGCGACGCATATGGCTCGCCGCGAGTCTTGCTCGTCTGACTAGCTACCCGTTCCGACGGCCCGGAAGCGGTGCTGCGGTGACACCATGGGCGTATGACCCTTTCGCCCGACGCCGTCGGTGAGCACGACGCGACCCACATGGTCGACGGTTGGCTGCTCACGTCGTACGCGGGCGTCGTCGCGCGTCTGCAGGCCCGCCATCCGCTGCTGCGCCTGTCGGAGATCGAGGCGATCGTCGCGAGGGAGTACGACGCGTTCACGGGCGGACGGCCGATCGCGGTCCCCGTCGACGTCGAGTCCGGGGCCGAGGAGATCCTGCAGATGCACGCCGACGAGCAGGGCGTCTGAACTAGACCCAGCTCGGCAGCCAGTTGTGCAGCCGCCAGAACTCGTAGGGCACCGGCATCGCCGTCCACACCGGGTACCAGAACGCCGACAGCACGACGCAGGCGACCAGGAACACGGTGACCATCCGCTGGCCCGCGATGCGCCGATCGGCGTCCGCCGAGCCCGCGATCCGGCGGGCAGTAAGAGCGATGGCGATCACGAGGAACGGCAGCATCACGACGGTGTAGAACTGGAAGATCGTGCGCTCGGGGTACAGCAGCCACGGCACGTAGGTCGCGGCGAGGGCCACGAGCACGAACGCCGACTGCGCGTCGCGGGTGCGGACGAACCGGTAGACCAGGTAGAGCGCCGCGGCGATACCGGCCCACCAGATCAGGGGGTTCGGGATGCTCGAGACCGCCTGGACGGTGTCACCGCTCTGATGCCAGTACATCGACGTCGGGCGCACGAGCAGAGGCCACTGCCAGGCGGGACTCTGGTAACCGTGCGGCGTCGTGAGGCCCACGTGGAACGCGTAGATGGCCTCGTGGTAGCGCCAGAGGCTCGCCAGCGCTCCGCCGAGACCCTCGGATGCGGCCGCGCGCCCGTATCCGCCGGCGCTCGCCAGCCAGCCGGTCCACGACGCGAGGTACACGATCGCCGAGATGGGCACGAGCAGCACGAACGTCGCCGCGCCTTGGCGCACCGCATCCGCCGGCCACTGCACGACGCCGAGTCGGCGCCGGGCGAGGGCGTCGGTGACGACGACGTACAGACCGAGAGCGGCGAGCACGTACAGACCCGACCACTTCACGGCCGTCGCGGCGCCGACGGCTGCTCCGGCGGCGATGAGCCATGGCCGGTTCCAGAGCAGCGGGCCCCAACCGGGAGCAGGCTCCTGCTCGTCGCGCGGGGTGAGTGCCCGGCGCAGGCGTTCCAGATGCGTACGGCGATCGAGGAGGACGAACCAGAACCCGAGCGCCACGAACAGCGCGAGGATGCCGTCCAGGAGCGCGATGCGGCTGAGCACGATGGCGAGGCCGTCGATGGCCATCAGGCCGCCGGCGATGGCGGCCACGGCCGTCGAACCGGTCAGGGTGCGGGCGATCAGATAGACGACGAGCACGGTGAGCGTGCCGGCGGTGGCCACCGCCACCCGCCACCCCACCGAGTCGCCGGAGCCGAACAGCCACATCCCGAGCCCGATGAGCCATTTGCCCAACGGCGGATGCACGGAGAAGCTCCCCGTGACGAGCGGGGCGGGGACCTGGCCCTCGGCGAACAGCGCGTCGGCTCCGTCGGGCCAGTTGGCCGTGTAGCCCAGCAGCCACTGCGACCACGCGTCCTTCACGTAGTACGTCTCGTCGAAGACCAATGACGACGGCGTTCCGAGGTTCGCGAAGCGCAGGATTCCGGCGAACAGCGTCAGCAGGACCGGTGTCCACACCTGCAGGCGTCGGTCGAGGACGCGGGAGCCGCGGACGCGGTCGGAGAATGCGTCGAACGCCGAGCGGCGCGGCGGGGGCGCAGTCGGCGGGGCGCTCGAGGTCACGCCCTCCACCTTATGCTGGGGCCGTGATCATCCTTGCGGCGACTCCGATCGGAAACCTCGGGGACGCCACCCGCCGACTCGTCGAGGCGCTGGAGGCCGCGACGGTGATCGCCGCGGAGGACACCCGCACGACGCAACGGCTCCTCGCGGGACTGGGAGTGTCGAACCGCCCCCAGCTGATCGCCCTGCACGACCACAACGAGAAGCAGCGCGCCGCTGAGCTGGCACGCCGAGCGGCGACCGAGGACGTGCTCGTGCTCAGCGACGCCGGCATGCCCACGGTCAGCGACCCGGGGTACGGGCTCGTGGCGGAAGCCGTGGCGCAGGGCGTCGAGGTGATCGCGCTGCCCGGGCCTTCCGCCGTGCTGACAGCCCTCGCGGTGTCGGGCCTTCCCACCGACCGGTTCGCCTTCGAGGGCTTCGTGCCGCGCAAGCAGGGGGAGCGCAGGGCGATGTTCGCCCGGTTGGCGGCCGAGGAGCGCACGCTGGTGTTCTTCGAAGCGCCGACCCGCCTCGCGGACACCCTCGCAGACCTGGCGGACGCCTTCGGCGCGGACCGCCCGGCATCCGTCTCCCGAGAGCTGACGAAGCTCTACGAGCAGACCTTGCGCGGCCCGCTCTCGGAGCTCGTGGCGTGGGCGGCCGACGGCGTGCGCGGCGAGCTCGTCATCGTCGTCGGCGGGGCGGAGCGCGCCCGCGTCGCCTTTCCCGACGCCGTCACGCAGGTGCTGGAGATCGTCCGCGCCGGAGTTCGTCTGAAGGATGCGGCCGGCGAGGTCGCCGAGGCGACGGGTCACTCCTCGCGCGAGCTCTACCAGGCGGCGCTCGCCGTGCGCGGCTGACGCGGGCGCCCGGCCGGACGCCGACTCCGCACCGCGGATGGGAGCCGGCGTCCCGGATCACCGTCGCCGCGCGCGCCGGTGCCCTGTCAGCAGCGCGAGACCGCACGCGAACGCCAGCGTCGCCGCAACGAAGAGCGCGACCGGCGCCTCCCGGCCGGTGCGGGCGAGCGCGGCAGGCGCGGATGCCGGGTCGCCCTGAGGGTCGGCGGTCGGCAGTCCGGCGGTGACGGGGTCGGCGGAGCCGGGTGCGGGATCCGTCCCCGGCGTCTCGAGCCGTGTGAGGGCGTCGAGCGCCGCAGACAGCAGAGCAGCCGCGGCGTCCACCCTTTCCTGGGCGGGGGACTGCGCTCCGCCCAAGAACCGCGCGACCTCCACGGCGTCGTCGACCGCGGAGAGGGACGCCGATGTGTAGAGGGATCGCTCGAGTGCCTCGGCGCGGGCGATCAGCGTCGTCAGCTGCGCGAGGTCCGACGCCGCGTCGAGCACGCGCTCCAACTGCAGGTCATCGATGGTTCCCCAGGATCCCGGCGCGAGCTCGCCGGCGACCTGCACGGTGATCGTCGCGCCGTCGGGGACCGTGACGTGTCGGTCGTGGGGGTCGACCAGTTGCGCCACCCGCCGAGGACGAACGGCACCGATGCCTCCTGCGTCCCCGACGAGACAGCGAGGCGGACCGTGTCGCTGAGCTGGCCGCCGCCCTGGAGGGCGCCGGTGGCGCGATACGTCCCGGCGGGGACGGGGCCCACAGACTGCTCGAGGGTGAAGGCGAACCGATCCGCCGCGTAGAAGTGCGCGGAGCGCGATCCGGTCCGCGGGTCGTCCCACGCGCCCACCGTCAGACCCGTTCCGCCCGTGCGCCACATCGCGGTGTCGTCGTCCTCGAAGCCGGGGTTGGCGAGCAGGTTCGCCGAGGTCACCGTGACCGTCGCCCGGGTCGAGAGCCCGGCCGAGGTCGTGCCGCGGAACACGTAGGTGCCCGGGCCCGACACCCACTCGCGGCCGGGCGTCCAGGTCACCGACTGCTCCTCGGCCGTCGCGTCGTTGTACGAGACCGTGACGGTGGCCGGCAGCGGGATCTCCGCGCCATCGGGCACCGTCAGCTCGGCGGACGCGACCCCGGTGACCCCGCCGAGGGGCGACCGCGCCGGTTCGGGCGTACGAGAACACGTTCAGCGACTCCAGCGGCGTCCCGTCGTGGGCGAACAGGGCCTGGTTGTCCCAGGCGGAGCCGCCGAAGTGGACGCCCGCATCGTTCGGGTCGTACTCGCCGGCATAGCTCGCCGCCCAGCCGGAGCCGTCCCGCTCCCACAGCGCGGCGTTCTGCGCCGCCGCCTCCGGCGGGCCCACCGGCAGCCATGCCGGCTCCCAGTAGTACACGCCGAGCCCCGCCGCGCCGACATCCGAGACGGCCTGGATGACGTCGCGCACCGCGAGCGCCTGCCCCTGCACGCTGACCGGGTAGTTCGTCGCCTCGCCGGGAAGATCGATCACGTTCGTGTGCCCGTCGCCGTCTTCCAGCGTGTACGCCCAGCTGGTCTCCGCGACGATCACGTCTTTGTCGTAGGTGTCGGCCACCTGCGTCAGCACGCTCGTCAGGTTCTGCAGCGTGCCGTGCCAGAACGGGTAGTAGGACGAGGCGAAGACGTCGTAGTCGACGCCGCGGTCGTCGAGCTGTTTCGCGATGTTCGCGTAGCTGCCGGGCCGCTCCGGATTGGTGAAGTGCAGCGCGACGAGAGCATCCGGAAGGATCTCGCGCACGGCCGCGGAGCCCGCGGAGAAGATCTGTGCCATGTCGTCCCAGCCGCTGACGCCGGCGACGCCGCTCGTGGTCTCATTGCCGATCTGCACCATCCGCACGTCGACCCCGGCCGCCTCGAAGGCGGTGAGCGCCTCGGCGGTGAATGTGCGGGTCGCCGTCGCCTTTTCGGCGACGCTCATCGCCGCCCACGCCTTCGGGGCCTTCTGCTTCGCGGGGTCCGCCCAGAAGTCGGAGTAGTGGAAGTCCACGAGCACCCGCAGCCCCGCATCCGTCGCGCGTTCACCGATCTCGATCGCGCGCGCGACGTCGACCGTGCCGCCACCGTAGCCGTTGCCTGCGGCGTCGAACGGGTCGTTCCATACGCGCACCCGCACATCGGTGATGCCGGCGTCGGCGAGCACGTCGAACAGGTCGGCGGGCTGACCCGCCCTGTCGCGGAACACGACGCCCGAGTGCTCCAAGGCGATGACGGAGGACACGTCGACGCCGTTGATGAAGTCGGGTGAGAGGTCGTCGACCCTCGGCACCGTGATGCCGGCCGCGACCGGCTCGTCCGCCGCGACGGCGGGGGTCGCGGCGAGCGCGCCCGCGACGATGACACCGAGCACGGTCGCGGCGGCGGCGGATCGGAGGAGGGAACGACGGATGCGGCGCTGCATGAGTGTCCTTTCTTTCGGGCCGGTCAGCCCTTGACGGAGCCCTGGGTCAACCCGCCCACGATGAATCGCTGCAGGGAGAGGAACAGGGCGAGTACGGGGACGGCGGCGATGACGGCGCCGGCGGCGAACAGGCCCCACCTGGAGGCCAGCTGGTTCGAGACCCACTGGTACATCCCGACGGCGAGCGTCCAGTTGTCTTCGCTGGTGAGCACGATCTTCGCGAGGATGTAGTCACCGAAGGCGGTGATGAACGCGAGGAGCGCGACGACCGCCAGGATCGGGGTGACGAGCGGGATGATGAGGCGCCAGAAGATCTGGGCGTGGGTCGCGCCGTCGATCTTCGCCGACTCGTCGATCTCGATCGGGATCGTGTTGAAGAAGCCGTACATGAGGAACGTGTTCGCGCCGAGCGCGCCGCCGAGGTAGACGCAGATGAGGGCGAGCTTCGAGTTCAGCCCGAGCGCCGGCACGATCTCGCCGATCGCGAGGAGCATCAGGAAGATCGCGACGAACGCGAGCGCCTGCGGGAACATCTGCACGATCAGCAGCGACGTGAGGCTCACGCGTCGGCCCCGGAAACGGAACCGCGAGAACGCGTAGGCGGCCGACGCGCCCATGATCACGGCGCCCACGGCCGAAACGCCTCCCACGAGGAGCGTGTTGCCGACCCACGTCCAGTAGCTGGTCGCACCCAGAGCCGCGAAGTTCGACAGGTCGAAGGCGCTGAACAGGTTGTTGGAGCCGGAGAGCGTGCCGCGCGGGTTCAGCGCCGCCGACAGCACGTAGACCAGCGGGAAGACGGCGTAGAAGACGACGATCGCGGCGAAGAAGTACTTCCAGCCGACCTCGAGCCACCAGCGGCGGCGACGGATACGGGTGCGTGCCGTGGACATCACTGGAACTCCTCGAGCTTGCGGGTCTGGCGGAAGGCGATGGCCGAGATGATGCCCACGACGATGAACACGATGATCGAGAGGGCGCTGGCCAGGCCGTAGTCGGCGGCGCCGCCGGCGACGCCGGAGACGCGATAGATCGCCGAGATGAGGATGTCGGTCGATCCGAGCGTGTACGGCGCACCGGGTATCGCGGGTCCGCCCGCGTTGAACATGTAGATGACGGTGAAGTTGTTGAAGTTGAACGCGAAGGAGGAGATCGCCAGCGGCGCGGTCGACACGAGCAGCAGCGGCAGCACGATCGAGCGGAACTGGCGCCACCGGCCGGCGCCGTCGATCGAGGCGGCCTCCAATGTGTCGGAGGGAAGCGCCTGGAGCGCGCCGGTGCACACGAGGAACCAGTACGGGAAGCTCAGCCACACGTTCACCCACAGCACGGCCGCCTTGGCCAGCCAGGGATCTCCCAGCCAGTTGATCTGGCTGCCGAAGAAGAACAGGTCGTTGATGATGCCGAACTCCGCGTTGAACATGCCGCGGAACAGCAGCGCGGACATGAAGGCGGGGAAGGCGTAGGGAAGGATGATGAGCGTGCGCAGGTACTTCCGGGCGCGCACGCGCGGGTCGTTGAACACGAGCGCGAAGACCAGCCCTAGGCCGAAGCTGATGACGACCGAGCCGGCCGCGAAGGCGAACGTCCATCCGGTCACCGACAGCAGGGGGCCGGCGAGCGAGGGGTCGGTGAACACCCTCAGGAAGTTGTCGAAGCCCACGTTGACGTACCAGCCCGCGGGCAGTCGCGTGCCGTCGTCGGCGATGAAGCTCCCGATCTCGTCGTCGGCCGTGTAGACCGTGCCGTTCACGGTGTCGGTGATGGTGCCCGCGTCCGCGTCCCACACCATGGTCGGGGTGTAGAGCACCCCGGTGGAGCCGTCGCGGGTGCGGATCGAGCCGTCGTTGGGGTCGTCGGAGAAGGGGACGCGCAGCGCCTCGATCGTGGTCTGAAGCTCCTGGTCGGTGATCACCTGCGTGCGGGGGATCACCGTCCAGCCGTCGACGGATGCGGGTGCCTGGCCCGCGGGGGCGGTCCCGGCCTCCGCCAGCGGCGACTCGGCGCTGCCGACGCGGACGTCGCCGTCGTCGTTGATCGCCAGGCCGTACTCGCCGAAACGCTCGACGACGGACAGCGGATAGGTCTCGGAGCCCTCGATGCGACGCTCGCCCTGGATGAGGGCGGCATCGACGGCCTGCGCCTGGGAGCCGGCGTGACCGGTGCCGTAGTTGGTGAAGGCGATGTAGGCGGTGTAGCCGAAGACGAAGACCTGGAAGACGAGCAGGAAGACGAGCCCCGGCATGAGGTACTTCAGCGGCAGGGCCCGCTTGGTGAAGTACACGATGTCGGCGGCGACCACGAGGGCCGCCGTGACGCCGAGGAGGATCCACGACTGGGCCGAGAAGGCGGAGAGGATCGCCATGATCCCGAGGGCGTTGATCAGGCCCATCACGATGAGCTTGACGATGAACCCCCACCCGATGCCTCGCCACGAGCGGGCATGGGACTCCCGCGGGGGCCTCGAGGGCGGGGTGAGAACCTGCGGCTGCGCCATGTGTGTCGTCTCCTGTTCGACGTCCACGAGCGGGGCGGGCCACAGGGCCCGCCCCGTCGCGGTCAACCCGCGAGGGTGCCCTGAAGGTCGGTGATCATCTTGTTCCAGGTGCCGGACGGGTCGGCGCCGCTGATGATCTGCGACTCGGCCGCGTTCCAGAAGTCCCAGACCGAGCCCATCTCGGGGATCGAGGGCATCGGCACGCCGTTCTGCGACGAGGCGAGGAAGCCGGCGATGATCGGGTCGCTCGCGACCTCCTCGGCGAGGCTGCTCCACGCCGGGATGCGGGGGTCGGCCTCATAGAGCGCGCGCTGCGCGTCCTCGGTTCCGAGGTAGTTGACCAGGAACTCCTGGGCGAGCAGCGCGTTCTTGCTCTGCGAGCTCAGGTAGAAGCCCTGCACGCCCACGAAGGGCGCTGCCGGCTGGCCGCCCGCGGAGGGGATGGGGTTCACGGCGACGTTGACGTCGGGGAAGGAGCTGATCGCCCAGGGGCCCTGCACCGTGTACGGCGCCTTGCCGGAGGCGAACAGCTCGTTGTTGATGTCGTAGTCGATCGTCGTCGACAGGTAGCCGGTGCCTGCGGA contains the following coding sequences:
- a CDS encoding sugar ABC transporter permease; the encoded protein is MSTARTRIRRRRWWLEVGWKYFFAAIVVFYAVFPLVYVLSAALNPRGTLSGSNNLFSAFDLSNFAALGATSYWTWVGNTLLVGGVSAVGAVIMGASAAYAFSRFRFRGRRVSLTSLLIVQMFPQALAFVAIFLMLLAIGEIVPALGLNSKLALICVYLGGALGANTFLMYGFFNTIPIEIDESAKIDGATHAQIFWRLIIPLVTPILAVVALLAFITAFGDYILAKIVLTSEDNWTLAVGMYQWVSNQLASRWGLFAAGAVIAAVPVLALFLSLQRFIVGGLTQGSVKG
- the rsmI gene encoding 16S rRNA (cytidine(1402)-2'-O)-methyltransferase, which gives rise to MIILAATPIGNLGDATRRLVEALEAATVIAAEDTRTTQRLLAGLGVSNRPQLIALHDHNEKQRAAELARRAATEDVLVLSDAGMPTVSDPGYGLVAEAVAQGVEVIALPGPSAVLTALAVSGLPTDRFAFEGFVPRKQGERRAMFARLAAEERTLVFFEAPTRLADTLADLADAFGADRPASVSRELTKLYEQTLRGPLSELVAWAADGVRGELVIVVGGAERARVAFPDAVTQVLEIVRAGVRLKDAAGEVAEATGHSSRELYQAALAVRG
- a CDS encoding dolichyl-phosphate-mannose--protein mannosyltransferase — translated: MTSSAPPTAPPPRRSAFDAFSDRVRGSRVLDRRLQVWTPVLLTLFAGILRFANLGTPSSLVFDETYYVKDAWSQWLLGYTANWPDGADALFAEGQVPAPLVTGSFSVHPPLGKWLIGLGMWLFGSGDSVGWRVAVATAGTLTVLVVYLIARTLTGSTAVAAIAGGLMAIDGLAIVLSRIALLDGILALFVALGFWFVLLDRRTHLERLRRALTPRDEQEPAPGWGPLLWNRPWLIAAGAAVGAATAVKWSGLYVLAALGLYVVVTDALARRRLGVVQWPADAVRQGAATFVLLVPISAIVYLASWTGWLASAGGYGRAAASEGLGGALASLWRYHEAIYAFHVGLTTPHGYQSPAWQWPLLVRPTSMYWHQSGDTVQAVSSIPNPLIWWAGIAAALYLVYRFVRTRDAQSAFVLVALAATYVPWLLYPERTIFQFYTVVMLPFLVIAIALTARRIAGSADADRRIAGQRMVTVFLVACVVLSAFWYPVWTAMPVPYEFWRLHNWLPSWV
- a CDS encoding ABC transporter permease subunit; the protein is MAQPQVLTPPSRPPRESHARSWRGIGWGFIVKLIVMGLINALGIMAILSAFSAQSWILLGVTAALVVAADIVYFTKRALPLKYLMPGLVFLLVFQVFVFGYTAYIAFTNYGTGHAGSQAQAVDAALIQGERRIEGSETYPLSVVERFGEYGLAINDDGDVRVGSAESPLAEAGTAPAGQAPASVDGWTVIPRTQVITDQELQTTIEALRVPFSDDPNDGSIRTRDGSTGVLYTPTMVWDADAGTITDTVNGTVYTADDEIGSFIADDGTRLPAGWYVNVGFDNFLRVFTDPSLAGPLLSVTGWTFAFAAGSVVISFGLGLVFALVFNDPRVRARKYLRTLIILPYAFPAFMSALLFRGMFNAEFGIINDLFFFGSQINWLGDPWLAKAAVLWVNVWLSFPYWFLVCTGALQALPSDTLEAASIDGAGRWRQFRSIVLPLLLVSTAPLAISSFAFNFNNFTVIYMFNAGGPAIPGAPYTLGSTDILISAIYRVSGVAGGAADYGLASALSIIVFIVVGIISAIAFRQTRKLEEFQ
- a CDS encoding Ig-like domain-containing protein, whose translation is MPDGAEIPLPATVTVSYNDATAEEQSVTWTPGREWVSGPGTYVFRGTTSAGLSTRATVTVTSANLLANPGFEDDDTAMWRTGGTGLTVGAWDDPRTGSRSAHFYAADRFAFTLEQSVGPVPAGTYRATGALQGGGQLSDTVRLAVSSGTQEASVPFVLGGWRNWSTPTTDTSRSPTARRSPCRSPASSRRDPGEPSMTCSWSACSTRRRTSRS
- a CDS encoding MarR family winged helix-turn-helix transcriptional regulator; this encodes MPELEEPHTGYWYADDDESRKRRAVDLLQAFRVYRAAEVAMRRRTREAMSMGENDLLVLRYLLRAQQRDERVSPGELARYLGVSTASMTAMVDRLEKSGHVRRERHETDRRSIWVVPTVDSDEEVRRTLGDMHERMMDAVIDMSPEETRVVMECLGRLQAAVDQVDAHTAVG
- a CDS encoding three-helix bundle dimerization domain-containing protein; amino-acid sequence: MTLSPDAVGEHDATHMVDGWLLTSYAGVVARLQARHPLLRLSEIEAIVAREYDAFTGGRPIAVPVDVESGAEEILQMHADEQGV